From one Eriocheir sinensis breed Jianghai 21 chromosome 60, ASM2467909v1, whole genome shotgun sequence genomic stretch:
- the LOC126985877 gene encoding trichohyalin-like codes for MAGREDSAVVLGDAGVGQALLLYCGGQEQAASTAREDMMWVVGGDGGGEEGVLLPDELGGETLLLLGDHLSLLPTSPDLTPPLQISAEEIPNNNSSKITATYAHTSTTHTQQTHTQTKLTYTDAHTKLPATFRTHTNTHSSPVATTTITSPTVPKAYTSAHRESTLLKTYTNTKKSTYTNILETNTHTQVHTQRHPLTQTHIQIKPQTQTHTQTKPQPPQTHVHTRTHTLQVSEVSALRAKLVSGCKSSLDEDELSEEPFVGPSLRWAAQTPKSYRGAKLRDTPLPPRKNGRKVPQRADTDGETSGMGSSVDEPVESSTESASEAPSTPPAFIQPRPSASRGPSSTSPTAIKKRRGGWPKGRKRKPELPGAKPPKAPLTAYVLFLNERRKYYRETRPELSFGAVTKVLGAEWSAMSVEQKAAFVSRSEQDKRRYRNELQAYRQSHDYQLLLRKKRIKNVIRRGGTTTEESSDFTDEIDDDDSEELYCRICDQLFTSLHNKREHLYGKTHLQAITGEYQRERLAEEERQMAAALRVGQGAGDCLTCGSPLTPHTPHLAPARKGVDSLLVGCPSCSPSPAPPQSPRTPQEDDHDGDKEDEEEEEDGQDEGGISSTPPSPPPPPTESITEALEGVMAKVMEREEEIHALRQSSVVAVAAKEELNATLSRLQARGRRLGATREALDRRNAELKATAETLWRLPALFGVTPLQMVEVTTRITQEQQQQDDAEVHGQEEEEDEEEEEEDDDLCQQEEELGSQDEGIHLQQQDLEENTSGSDPELVECLLKPCQDSALLSGDLLADGDSQQQQQQVQNKTLMANRFLSQSDNFHQHQHHLPRAKVQYIQVHPQQQQQQQKPEQLIYIEDLELNHHYQHQQQEEEDEDEEEVAIEIQDEEVLQHQLIIQQEQQQVEKEKEEEEEEVVISEEELHLLGQQLQPLQLGGQQQQQQNQLEPLPLLKNHPPQQQLVINNPQIQLLQQPQQLLILHENGNLQPQLPPPPQPQPQRQRRQILLLEREVGGMYLKKEEEEVMKEGEKEDRKANTTKPLPPPPPQQLKRHLLHHSTQPNTATQPHTYKPKVMNLIPQQGHEGRGQHKKTKGIAKHPPTQSPQNKQLQTLKQRDVKRKTRALKTVPLKQDRFEQQPQKQEQPVPQNVQHFQAYGSPQQQEQLASQHFHVYSNPQQQRGRQTTQRRVTFAQQTAESTAGEHQRTQKASPLTRATGEPDRSLPQHQGSLLSVQLEHETQVPSFISEDEAFEASFDPSAFQGRLELELPEDLGLQDEEDLLQQDLFNLQHEEDEIGTRDLILLDNT; via the exons ATGGCGGGCCGGGAGGACTCGGCGGTGGTCCTGGGTGACGCGGGTGTCGGCCAGGCGCTGCTGCTGTACTGCGGAGGCCAGGAGCAGGCCGCCAGCACCGCCAG GGAGGACATGATGTGGGTGGTTGGGGGTgacggagggggggaggagggggtgctgCTGCCAGATGAGCTTGGGGGGgagacgctcctcctcctcggtgaccacctctcccttctgccGACCTCGCCTGACCTCACGCCACCACTTCAG ATCTCAGCAGAAGAAATaccaaacaacaacagcagtaagaTAACAgccacatacgcacacacatcaaccacacacacacagcaaacgcacacacagacaaaactcacctacacagacgcacacaccaAGCTGCCAGCCACATTCAGaacgcacacaaacacgcactCAAGCCctgtagccaccaccaccatcacatcaccgACTGTTCCCAAAGCGTACACAAGCGCACACAGGGAATCTACACTGCTGAAGACGTACACAAACACCAAGAAGagcacatacacaaacatacttgagacaaacacacacacacaggtacacacacagagacatccactcacacagacacacatacagatcaaaccacagacacagacacacacacagacaaagccACAGCCACCTCAAACACACgtgcacacgcgcacacacacgttACAAGTCTCGGAGGTGTCTGCCCTGCGTGCCAAGCTGGTGTCAGGCTGCAAGTCTTCGCTGGACGAGGATGAGCTGAGTGAGGAGCCATTCGTGGGGCCGTCCCTGCGCTGGGCCGCCCAAACCCCAAAGAGCTACCGGGGCGCCAAGCTGAGGGACACACCGCTGCCCCCCCGGAAGAATGGACGCAAG GTGCCGCAGCGCGCAGACACAGATGGGGAGACCAGTGGCATGGGGTCCTCCGTTGATGAGCCGGTAGAGTCGTCCACTGAGTCAGCGTCGGAGGCCCCGTCCACCCCCCCGGCCTTCATCCAGCCCCGCCCCTCAGCCTCGCGTGGACCCTCATCCACCTCACCCACGGCCATCAAG AAGAGGCGTGGAGGGTGGCCAAAGGGGCGGAAGAGGAAGCCGGAGCTGCCGGGCGCCAAGCCGCCCAAGGCGCCGCTCACCGCGTATGTTTTGTTCCTCAACGAGCGCCGCAAGTACTACAGGGAGACCCGGCCAGAGCTCAGCTTTGGGGCG GTGACCAAGGTGCTGGGTGCGGAGTGGTCAGCGATGAGTGTGGAGCAGAAGGCAGCATTCGTGAGTCGCTCGGAGCAGGACAAGCGGAGGTACCGAAACGAACTCCAGGCCTACAGGCAGTCCCATGATTACCAGCTGTTGTTACggaagaagaggatcaaga ATGTCATCCGACGTGGAGGAACGACAACGGAAGAATCCTCTGACTTCACTGACGAAATTGAT gATGATGACAGTGAGGAGCTGTACTGCCGCATCTGTGACCAGCTGTTCACCTCACTGCACAATAAGCGCGAGCACCTCTATGGCAAGACACATCTGCAG GCCATCACAGGGGAGTACCAGCGGGAGAGGTTGGCCGAGGAGGAGCGGCAGATGGCGGCAGCCCTGAGGGTGGGTCAGGGGGCTGGGGACTGCCTCACCTGTggctcccccctcaccccccacacaccgcACCTCGCCCCTGCCCGGAAAG gtgttgaCTCCCTCCTGGTGGGGTGCCCTTCCTGcagcccctcccctgccccccctcagTCCCCCCGCACCCCCCAGGAGGATGACCACGATGGCgacaaggaggatgaggaggaggaggaggatggacaaGATGAAGGAGGCATTTCTTCCACTCCCCCGTCCCCTCCGCCGCCCCCCACAGAGAGCATCACGGAGGCGCTGGAGGGAGTGATGGCCAAGGTCATGG AGCGTGAGGAGGAGATCCACGCCCTGCGCCAGAGCAGTGTGGTGGCAGTGGCGGCCAAGGAGGAGCTGAACGCCACGCTGAGCCGCCTCCAGGCCCGGGGGCGGCGGCTGGGGGCCACCAGGGAGGCGCTGGACCGCCGCAACGCTGAGCTCAAGGCGACGGCTGAGACGCTGTGGAGGCTGCCGGCGCTGTTTGGGGTTACACCGCTGCAGATGGTGGAGGTGACGACGCGCATcacacaggaacaacaacaacaagatgatgCTGAGGTACacggacaggaggaagaggaagatgaggaggaagaggaagaggatgatgatctGTGCCAACAAGAGGAGGAGCTGGGGTCACAGGACGAGGGAATACATCTCCAGCAACAGGACCTGGAGGAGAACACGTCTGGCAGTGACCCTGAGTTGGTGGAGTGCCTGCTGAAGCCGTGCCAGGACTCAGCATTGCTCAGTGGGGACCTGCTGGCTGACGGGGACagccagcaacagcaacaacaagtacaaaacaaaacactaatGGCAAATCGGTTCCTATCCCAAAGTGACAAttttcatcaacatcaacatcatctgCCCAGAGCGAAGGTACAATACATACAAGTAcaccctcaacaacaacaacagcaacaaaaaccaGAGCAGCTGATATATATTGAGGACTTAGAACTGAATCATCACTATCAACatcagcaacaggaggaggaagatgaggatgaggaggaagtagCAATAGAAATACAAGATGAGGAAGTACTGCAACACCAACTTAtaatacaacaagaacaacaacaagtagagaaagagaaggaggaagaagaggaggaggttgtgatatCAGAAGAAGAACTACACTTACTGGGACAACAACTACAACCATTACAACTTGgaggccaacaacaacaacaacaaaatcaacttGAACCACTACCACTCCTGAAAAACCACCCTCCACAACAGCAACTAGTAATAAACAACCCACAAATACAGCTcctacaacaaccacaacaacttcTGATCTTACACGAAAATGGGAACTTGCAACCacaactcccaccaccaccacaaccacaaccgcaGAGACAAAGACGGCAGATTCTTCTACTTGAGAGGGAAGTTGGTGGGATGTatttaaagaaagaggaggaggaggtgatgaaggaaggagagaaggaagacaggaaggcaaACACAACGAAACcacttccaccgccaccaccacaacagttAAAGAGGCATCTACTACATCATTCCACCCaaccaaacacagccacacagccacacacatacAAACCCAAAGTAATGAACCTTATACCGCAACAGGGTCATGAAGGGAGAGGCCAACACAAGAAGACCAAAGGCATAGCAAAGCATCCCCCCACACAGAGCCCCCAAAACAAACAACTCCAAACACTCAAGCAGCGTGACGTCAAGCGAAAGACACGTGCCCTGAAAACCGTCCCACTGAAGCAAGACAGGTTTGAACAGCAACCTcaaaaacaagaacaaccagTACCACAGAACGTCCAGCATTTCCAAGCATATGGTAGCCCACAGCAGCAAGAACAGTTAGCATCACAGCATTTCCATGTATACAGCAACCCACAGCAACAGAGAGGAAGACAAACCACACAGCGTAGAGTGACGTTCGCACAGCAGACAGCAGAGAGCACAGCAGGAGAGCACCAGAGAACACAGAAAGCTTCACCACTCACCAGGGCCACAGGGGAGCCAGATAGAAGCTTACCCCAGCACCAAGGAAGCTTGTTGTCGGTACAGCTTGAACACGAGACGCAAGTACCGAGTTTCATCAGCGAGGACGAGGCATTTGAAGCAAGTTTCGACCCTTCGGCGTTTCAGGGAAGGTTAGAATTGGAGTTACCGGAGGACTTGGGATTACAGGACGAGGAGGATTTACTGCAACAAGATCTCTTTAACCTCCAGCACGAAGAAGATGAGATCGGAACAAGAGACCTGATCCTGCTTGATAACACATAA
- the LOC126985879 gene encoding translation initiation factor IF-2-like, which translates to MEMKVFNVMVMAVVVVMMALCEAHPFRGGSPLLAAAPRQDLEADPHLGFFPPDAFHPASATAPLRPRPVKKAKRPSKRPRRRPAPANRPAPAPRPVAPQKQREAIGARGQDRSVSGFLKSFRKLVLENL; encoded by the exons atggagatgaaaGTGTTTaacgtgatggtgatggcggtggtggtggtgatgatggcgttgtGTGAG gcCCACCCCTTCCGCGGCGGCTCCCCTCTCCTCGCCGCCGCCCCCCGCCAGGACCTAGAGGCCGACCCCCACCTGGGCTTCTTCCCCCCAG aCGCCTTCCACCCCGCCTCAGCCACTGCCCCCCTTCGTCCGCGCCCCGTGAAGAAAGCCAAGCGCCCCAGCAAGAGGCCCCGTCGTCGCCCCGCCCCCGCCaaccgccccgcccccgccccccgccccgtcGCGCCCCAGAAGCAGCGGGAAGCGATCGGGGCAAGAGGTCAGGATAGAAGTGTGTCGGGGTTCCTAAAGTCCTTCCG